The sequence GACGGTGTCACTTATCGTATTTGGCGTCTATCAGATAGGAGCCGGAGTACTCACCATGGGTGGCTTGATTGCTATTGTGATGTTGAGTGGTCGAGCGGGAAACGCAATTAATCAGTTATCGATGTTAGTGCTGCGCTATCAGCAGTCCAAAACTGCGTTGGTCGGTTTAAATCAAATCATGGAATTACCGCAAGAGGCCAGTGATCAACAAGTGATCGACCGAGGGGAATTTCAAGGCAACGTCAAACTCAGCAATGTGGGCTATCTATACCCGGAAGCAACCTCAGCGGCAGTGAGTGACATTAATGTCAACATTCAAGCGGGAGAGCGCATTGGTGTGATTGGATCTGCGGGTGCTGGTAAATCAACGTTATTGTCACTGCTTCTCAAGCAGGTCGAGCCTAGCAGCGGACAAATCTACTTCGAAGGACTTGATGCCAAATTATGGCCACATAGTGTGGTGCGCAAAGCATCCGGTTGGGTGGCGCAAAGTAGTGTACTGATGTTTGGATCGGTATTGGAAAATATTGTGTTTGGTGAGTCTAGTATTGATGAGCAGCGGCTCGGTTACGCTATTCAATACTCGGGACTAAATGACTATTTATCACGCCTTGAAAACGGCTTAGAAACTCAAGTTGGTGAGGGCGGCCGACATTTATCGGGGGGGCAACGTCAGGCGGTGGCACTAGCAAGAGCGCTCTACCGTCAACCTAAGTTTCTTGTTCTTGATGAGCCGACCAGCGCACTAGATAATCAAGCTGAACGACGCTTCTACCAAGCATTAGCACGTATGCCACGTAGCATGACCATAGTAATGAGTTCACATCGTCAGTCGCTCTTGTCGTTGTGCGACAGAGTTTTAGTGCTTGAGAAAGGCAAACTCGTCATGGACGGTCCACCAAAGTCTATTCTGGAAACACCAAGTAAGCAAAAACACAAAGTGAAGAACATCGCTATCGTCAAAGGAGGTAACGATGAGCACTAGTCATATCGAGTGGAGCAACACCCAGTTAGCGTACCGTTCACGCAGGCTTATTTGGATTATCGCCAGTTTATTTGTCAGTGCTTTGCTTTGGGCATCTTGGGCGACGCTTGAAGAAGTCGTCGTGGGAGAGGGCACTGTGGTGCCAAGCCAGTCGGTACAATCGATACAAAGTTTGGAAGGTGGGATTGTAAAAAACATACTGGTGCGTCAAGGGGACAGTGTTAAGGCTGGGCAAAGCTTAGCAGTATTGGATGACACTCGTTTTCGCGCTTCCTATCAAGAGACAGGCAAGCAATTTGATAGCCTGACTGCTCAGCGGTTGAGATTGGAAGCGGAGCTGGCGAGCGTCAAAGTAACCAGTAGCAACAACTGGCAAACACAAGTTCAAATTGAGCCTCGTTCAATCATCGGTGCAGATAACCCCAGCCCAGCTTTGTTTAATGCTCAAGCTAACTATCTGGAGAGATTGAGTCAGTTATCATCCGAACTTGAAGAATCAAAACTACGAATCGAGCAACAAGCCCAAGCCGTCAGTGATACTCAAACCTCTATTCGAACCTTACAAAGCAGTCTCGCTATTGTGGAAAAAGAGCGCGATTTGCTGCGCGTAGTAGTGGAAAGCGGTGCAGTAGCGGAAGTTGAGTTATTGAAACTAAATCGAGATGTCATTCGTCTTGAGGGCGATT is a genomic window of Vibrio sp. CB1-14 containing:
- a CDS encoding HlyD family type I secretion periplasmic adaptor subunit, with the protein product MSTSHIEWSNTQLAYRSRRLIWIIASLFVSALLWASWATLEEVVVGEGTVVPSQSVQSIQSLEGGIVKNILVRQGDSVKAGQSLAVLDDTRFRASYQETGKQFDSLTAQRLRLEAELASVKVTSSNNWQTQVQIEPRSIIGADNPSPALFNAQANYLERLSQLSSELEESKLRIEQQAQAVSDTQTSIRTLQSSLAIVEKERDLLRVVVESGAVAEVELLKLNRDVIRLEGDLSSARVTEQKQRAAYSEAIADHRGIALDFRTKAQGQLNEISATLAQLNESRQAIADQLRRTDVVAPVDGTVKEVFVRTIGGVVRPGEPIMELVPENSALIIEAKIAPQDIAFISVGLEAMVKFSAYDFVIYGGQKGKVTYVSADALQTEDGTAYYRAHIELNNQQDQEANFSVIPGMQAAVDILTGEKTVLQYWLKPILRAKENSLRER